From Planctomycetota bacterium, a single genomic window includes:
- a CDS encoding TrpB-like pyridoxal phosphate-dependent enzyme, which produces MADETKVLLSEKDMPTAWYNIMADAPESPAPPLNPATKQPIDPSALARIFPMGLIEQEASPKRWIDIPGEVLDIYRLWRPSPLHRARRLEKALNTPARIYFKNESVSPAGSHKPNTAVAQAYYNKKEGIRRLSTETGAGQWGSALSFACNLFGLECLVYMVKISYEQKPYRKLMMQTWGATIFPSPSNTTNAGRAILAADPDCPGSLGMAISEAIEVAATNDDTNYSLGSVLNHVLLHQTVVGLETKKQLERAGDSADILIGCVGGGSNFAGLAFPFYPDKAAGKAIRMVAVEPKACPTITRGSYRYDFGDTAKTTPLLKMHTLGHGFVPPRIHAGGLRYHGMAPLVSLMVKAKQVEAVAVHQNAAFDAAVLFARTEGIIPAPETSHAIRVAIDEAIRCREAGQSKAIVFNFSGHGHFDLASYEQYFAKKLEDFEYPEHEIEEAMKDVPVVE; this is translated from the coding sequence TTGGCGGACGAAACGAAGGTGCTGCTCAGCGAAAAGGACATGCCCACGGCATGGTATAACATCATGGCGGACGCGCCCGAGTCGCCAGCGCCCCCCCTGAACCCCGCCACGAAGCAGCCCATTGACCCCTCCGCGCTCGCCCGCATCTTCCCGATGGGTCTCATCGAGCAAGAGGCGAGCCCGAAGCGGTGGATTGACATCCCCGGCGAGGTGCTCGACATCTACCGCCTGTGGCGGCCCTCGCCCCTGCACCGGGCCCGGCGCCTCGAGAAGGCCCTGAACACCCCCGCCCGCATCTACTTCAAGAACGAAAGCGTGAGCCCGGCCGGCAGCCACAAGCCCAACACCGCCGTAGCCCAGGCCTACTACAACAAGAAAGAAGGCATCCGCCGCCTCTCGACCGAGACCGGCGCCGGCCAGTGGGGCAGCGCGCTCTCGTTCGCCTGCAACCTCTTCGGCCTCGAGTGCCTCGTCTACATGGTGAAGATCAGCTACGAGCAGAAGCCCTACCGCAAGCTGATGATGCAGACCTGGGGCGCGACGATCTTCCCCAGCCCCAGCAACACCACGAACGCCGGCCGCGCCATTCTCGCGGCGGACCCCGACTGCCCCGGCAGCCTGGGCATGGCCATCAGTGAGGCCATCGAGGTGGCCGCCACCAACGACGACACGAATTACTCGCTCGGCAGCGTGCTCAACCACGTGCTGCTGCATCAGACCGTCGTCGGCCTCGAGACCAAGAAGCAGCTCGAACGGGCAGGCGACTCTGCGGACATCCTGATCGGCTGCGTGGGCGGGGGCAGCAACTTCGCCGGCCTCGCCTTCCCCTTCTACCCCGACAAGGCCGCGGGCAAGGCGATCCGCATGGTGGCCGTCGAGCCCAAGGCCTGCCCCACCATCACGCGCGGCAGCTACCGCTACGACTTCGGCGACACGGCCAAAACCACGCCGCTGCTCAAGATGCACACGCTCGGCCACGGCTTCGTGCCGCCCAGAATCCACGCCGGCGGCCTGCGCTACCACGGCATGGCGCCGCTCGTGAGCCTCATGGTCAAGGCCAAGCAGGTCGAGGCCGTCGCCGTCCACCAGAACGCCGCCTTCGATGCCGCCGTGCTCTTCGCGCGCACCGAGGGCATCATCCCCGCCCCCGAGACATCGCACGCGATCCGCGTGGCCATTGACGAGGCCATTCGGTGCCGAGAGGCCGGCCAGTCGAAGGCCATCGTGTTCAACTTCAGCGGGCACGGCCACTTCGACCTCGCGTCCTACGAGCAGTACTTCGCCAAGAAGCTCGAGGACTTCGAGTACCCCGAGCACGAAATCGAGGAGGCGATGAAGGACGTTCCCGTGGTCGAGTGA